GAGCAAAGCTGATTACGTTACTTGAAATATTGAACTTATTTCAATCCGTTATTGTCTGATGGGGAAGTTTCCTCTGTATTAGAATGTATTACAACAGCATACAGAGCTCAAAGTCAACACTCCCATGCTACAAATAATTTGTCACTATGCAATTTTTATGATCTTGCCGTCATGTGGAGTAACGACAGACTAATTTGCGTACAATGCATTTTTGTTACTTTTATTTAAATTGGTGTTATTTAATTGACAATTTGAAGAACCTTTTATGAATTTTGTTTCTGCCCCCTTTCACTGGGTTGACTATTCCTTGCACATCCTGTGTATATACACTTGTGCATGCTCAGTGACATTCAAACGTGTGGTCAGATGAAGGATGGGGCTATAGGGATGGTGGAAAGATGATGGAACATTTACCTGAAGAAGGGTGCAGGAGGATGATATAAATGTACTTCTTTTTCAGGTACGGAAGGAGAACCAATGGTGCGAAGAGAAGTGACCCCAGTAGGAATCCTGCAACGCAGTGAAAAATCTCTGCTTGCACCATGTATTATATCACTAGCAGCCTGTGATTCCTTTAAATATAGTGACAAGATAACCATGCATAACATTTGTAACTAGTAATAATTTGAGCTTGCAGTGTGCTCCATGAAACCTTCTCTTAGCAAGTGGAGCAGTGACTATTTATTACTCCACTTTGACTTTATTGATCAGTGGAATGCAAGGTGTATAAAACTTTGGCAGTATGACAGCAATGATTTAGTactttaatttatatttaacgTTTACCTTTTTTCTGTGACTTTTTCAATGGCTACTTTGTTTTAAAATCATCCCCAAATCATTTTTGTGGTTCAACTTGTGCTTACTGGTGTATGGATTTTTTTTTGTGCCAATATTATCATATGGAATGAAATGCAACACACCTTCAGACTTGGTATCATACCAGAGATGTTTCAAAATATATtccaattttttagataattttaGGTACCATTCTCTTCCAGAATTTCTAAATAGTCCAcagttggcataaatgtaaaagcaGACAAAAGACTTGAGGTAGAACTAGTTTAAAGACCAGTATTGAAGGAAGTAATGGGACTTGTGTTCCATGTGAATGTTTAAATGCTTTGTGTTAAGTCATTGTCAGTCAAAATCCGTAAATCTGAGAAACTCTGTACTGCTGTACTATTTTGAATGTCCTGTTGGAGTGTCAAATTTGCTAGTTTTTGTTATGCGATGGAATACAATTGCTTATTTTGTGGTTTATTGTTTTCAAAATGAAACCTCATTAAATTACTTGTGGCATTTTTTCTGAAAGTAGATGAGTGCTTAATGGCTTGTTACACAAGTTACTCTAGGATTTGTTCTTCATAAATGATTTCCATTAGACTAAAAGCTATGTGATTCGGGGATTAACAGCACTAGTGATAATAGCTACAGAAGTCTGGAATACTCTTTCCTGGTCAAAGTTTCACAGTAAAGACGAAGGGAATGGATTAAACCAGATTTGTTGATGTAGTAAATTGACTCATCTGGACATGGGAAATAGCTTGAACTATGGTTCATATTATTTACATCTGAGGAAGAATCTCAAACCAGCCTTTAAAATTATTTGAGTGGAAAGAAGTATTTGATGCAATGCAAAGTCAATAGGTAATCATTGAAGAATAAAATTGAGATAATGCTGCAGTCAAGGTGGGGGTGGCTTTTAGTACTGATGTATGGATTTTGCATTGCAAACAATGCTAGATTGTGACCCTCTTCAAAGTATTCCCTTTGATCATCAGAGCAAGTTTACTTTAACTTCATTTATCATTTGTATTCCTAAAAGCAAGCGAGTCTTTACAGATAATTACATCTTAAATCTGAGTTGGGAGCATGTAAATTGCTTGAATCTACAAAACTTGTGGCTAATTAAACTCTTTTAAGATTTTTTTCTAGCTGTCTTGAAGCAATACTATTGGCCACCATTATGTAAATATTATATTGATCCATACAATATGGTTCAAGACCATATTAATGCTAGAATGCTTTATTCTTGCACCTATTAAAGTTAATTCTACAATCTGACTTTATGATTGATTGTCTATCTTCCCCTGTGAAGTTTGTATCATTCCATGTATGCATTAACCTTTCAATAGggaggattgttttccctggaatatAGTTAAACGGTTGATTTTATTGAAGTATTATCAAGAAATGAATCCTTTTGAAACTTTGCTTGTTTCTGCAGCATAAGGGGAAATAGCTGTTTATGTAAGAAATCATGTGTGTAAAGTGGTAATTTTCAGCAAATGTGATGTTTGATCAATTGTTAATTTTGAACAAAGGCAATAGGAATAAATTAAGTTGATGTATAGGGTTAGGTTCAGAAGTACTAAACAGGATTGGCTCAAATTTATCAGGCTGAAGCACAAGCAGAATTGAGTGACCAAGTGGAATAGTATTTAAGATTTGCTGTCTCTATAAGCAAGTCTCTCAAATTATCTTCCTTGGGATTTTTGGGTTCAAACAGCTGGCATTTCCAAAGCTGACTGTTGTAGACAGCTGAGGTTATAAACATGCATAAAGAGTGGGAATGTGGTTCACGTCTTGTACCTTGAAGGTAAAACAACATTAGCACTTGCCACATGTTTAATGCTAGTCCAGTTTTATTAATATAATAAAAGTCTATCAATAGAATTCATTGCTAGCTATCAATAGGCGTTTAATGCTCcgtacatagaaaataagtgcaggagtaggcccttcgagcctgcaccgccattcaatacgatcatggctgatcatccaactcgatatcctgtacctgccttctctccataccccctgatccctttagtcacaagggccacatctaattccctcttaaatatagccaattaactggtctcgactacgttctgtggcagagaattccacagattcaccattacctgtgtgaaaaatgtttttctcatctcggtcctaaaagacttccctcttatccttaagctgtgaccccgtgttctggacttccccaacatcgggaacaatcttcctgcatctcgcctgtccaaccacttaagaattttgtaagtttctataagatccccccttaatcttctaaattctagcaagtacaagccaagtctatccagtctttcttcatatgaaagttcttcatatgccatcccaggaatcagtctggtgaaccttctctgtactccctctatggcaagaatgtctttccttagattaggagaccaaaactgtacacaatactccaggtgtggtctcaccaaggccctgtacaactgcagtagaacctccctgctcctatactcatccttttgctatgaatgctaacataccattcgctttcttcactgcctgctgcacctgcatgcctactttcaatgactggtgtaccatgacacccaggtctcgtatctccccttttcctaattggccaccattcagataatagtctactttcctgttcttgccaccaaagtggataacctcacatttatccacattatactgcatctgccatgcttgcccattcacccaacctatccaagtcaccttgcagcctcctagcatcctcctcacagctaacactgcctcctagcttcgtgtcatccgcaaacttggagatgttgcattcaattccctcgtccaaatcattaatatatattgtaaatagctggggtcccagcactgagccttgcggtaccccactagtcactgcctgccattctgaaaatgacccgtttactcctactctttgcttcctgtctgccagccagttctctatccacatcaataatgaacccccaattccgtgtgctttaagtttgcatactaatctcttatgtgggaccttgtcaaaggccttctgaaagtccagatataacacatccactggttctcccttatccactctactagttatatcctcaaaaaattctataagattcgtctgacatgatttacctttcataaatccatgctgactgtccaatgattttaccactttccaaatgtgctgctatcccatctttaataaatgactagcattttccccactaccgatgttagactaactggtctgtaattccctgttttctctctccctctttttaaaaagtggggttacattagctaccctccaatcctcaggaactactccagaacctaaagagttttgaaaaattatcactaatgcatctgctatttctggggctacttcctgattgattagtaggactgggtgttgCAATCCCTAACATTTCACTACAATTGATATTCTTGgctatgaccactaggtgaatttccTAACAATCCGAcaattcagttgtgtacctcaacgtactgggtgtttcggccttttatcacaagacaccctcagtcgatgcAGGCTcaccgcaggttgatcagacctgggtgtgtcttattgttagcctctagatggtcatgtggcagcccagacagcatctttcctcttcagccacagccagtgactgctccgttcggcggcattggcaagttcttttattgccctcctttgtgcctgccctttgactcctacttccctcaggagccatgcggtggaactggctacaaagcccctgcaccccacctccactggacacacccttacactccaacctctctcctctgcctctgctgcaaggtttgaatatcaaagctttttcctttcataagcctcatccaccgcctcctcccatgggaccgtcagctcaatgatgaaaacacgccgacaaggaccagagaacgaggtctggtcgcaggttagtaactgcgatttcaactgggaacgaaagcctctggcctaggtcaacacgcattccccagtccctggctgcgttcagtgggcatgagtttagaggcgaggggttagtcctccgtttctctccttcccggatgaaggatggtatttacaggaatgttatctgggcattgataggcatggcgttggtggtaactctcttgcactcgAGGTCAGCggccaaacacctcagcacctggttgtgtcgccAGGTGTATCTGCCGTGTCATGCTGGTCTTACAACCGACCAGGATTTGTttgaggtttgctggaactgcacacagggcaggctggatcctctcccagccaaagatttgtgggagagggaaggacgtcATATGTGGCTGATAATGACgctcaacttatttgactccatggtccacagctctctccatgtgatcttcctctTCTCAACGTCATCCAGCAGCCTTGTTTGGcttgggatatggctttggcacacctggctgctgcctcctggtggcgcacctcctccaccaccaggtgccgacgttcagctggagtagccttttgccaggtaggtttcattgctcccaggccaaagccccctcggccttgttggacatggcccactatgtcccggTGTTGGAGGGCGGATTTTGCATCcagtactgctgctgctgctggagtccatttcttccctgttgctagGATTGGAGCGACCGctatttctgtggctacttccttaagtagtctgggatgcagcctatctggccctggggatttatcggcccttaatccattcaatttacctaacaccacttcccgactaacctggatttcactcagttcctccatctcatttgacccccggtcccctgctatttccggcagattatttatgtcttccttagtgaagacagaaccaaagtagttattgaattggtctgccatgtccttgttccccatgatcaattcacctgtttctgactgcaaggggcctacatttgttttaactaatctttttctcttcacatatctataaaaacatttgcagtcagtttttatgctcactgccagttttctttcataatctattttcccgttcctaattaagccctttgtcctcctctgctggactctgaatttctcccagtcctctggtaggctgctttttctggctaatgtgtatgcttcatcttttgttttgatactatcccttgttatccacggatgcactaccttcccatatttattattttgccaaattggtatgaacaattgttgtagttcatccatgcagtctttaaatgccttccattgcatatccaccatcaaccctttaagaatcaattgccagtccatcttggccaatttacgtctcgtaccctcaaagttacctttctttaagttcagaacccatgtttctgaattaactatgtcactctccatcctaataaagAACTTGCCCAAGGGCCacgcacaagactgctaactaacccttcctcattactcaatacccagtctagaatagcctgctctctcgttggttcctgtacatgttggtttagaaaactatcccgcatacattccaagaaatcctcttcctcagcacccctgccaatttgattcacccaatctatatgtagattgaagtcacccattataactgttttacctttgttgcacgcatttctaatttcctgtttgatgccatccccaactccatcaCTACTGTTtggggcctgtacacaactcccactagcgttttctgccccttagtgtttcgcagctctacccatatcgattccgcatcctccaagctaatctcctctctaaccaacaacgctaccccacctccttttcctttctgtctatccctcctgaatattgaatatccctggatgttcagctcccagccttggtcaccctggagccatgtctccgtgatcccaactatatcatattcattaacaactatctgcacgttcaactcatccaccttgcattaagacacaaagccttcaggcttgtttttacaacactcttaccccatatacaattatgttgaaaagtggccctttttgatttttgccctggatttgtctgcctgccactttttaaatcctccccgacagcactagcaaacactaccCCAAGGACGGTTTTTGTAATGTATTTTAAAACAGTGAGATATACTCTTACTTAAAAATATGCTTGAAATAAGTCTTTGTTTCCTAGTTCAGTGTGACTCGTCtacattaataaaaaataaaaaaagctgcTCTAGTTTTACTCATCTTTGATGCCTTGAACTAAATCTCTGCTACTTTGAGGCCAGATAGTCACAAGCCAGTCTATGGAGAGCAGCCTTCCTACCAATTGTGGTAGCTTCACTGTCACCAGTTATCACAGAGGGTTCTAAAATTCTACGCTTCAATTCTAGTAGGGTTTAAATTGCAGCATTTCTATTTACTTTAACTTGGTTCTTGTATTACTCTCCCCATTAGATTCCTTGTAAAGTACATTAGAATAATATTGCCATTGACACCCAGCCTCCTTCATTCTAACATATTTTAGAGTGAAAATAGTGGCTGAGATGTTTTTCCATTTAAACATTCACATGAAGACCTTAATTTCAGTGGGAAGAGGCTGTCATGGCAACCTCAAGTCTTCAAAATAGGATAGAGCCCTCTCCTAAATTTTCTTACAATGCAGGTAATTTGGCCCATTGGGgtagctgccttgcagtgccagagaccagagttcaatcccaactatgggtgctctggtttcttcccacattccaaagacttgcaagttAATtgactctaaattgtccctagtgtacagttGATTGTCggtcaatgtggacttggtggatcaaatggcctgcttccatctCGGGATAAACCTTAAACTAATTTtaaaccaagtgctggagtggttttgccacatttctggagaacatggttagataatgttttgggttgagaccctttttcagacctttTCTAGCAATAATACTAGAATGTAATTTAAAACAGTGAGATTATGTGCCCAGGAATGAACAAAATAGCCATTTTTACACTTGAACATAATTCTAATCAGGTGTGCATATTTGGCTGAGTACGGCCATGTGCCACTACAGATACGATTCTCAGGTCTGCATCCTGCAGATATCAGCATACATTCGAATCAAATTAAAACAATTTCCCAAAGGTATCTGATTACTTATTCACCTGCAATCAATCATTGTTTTCATCCCATATTGTATACTCAAGATCCTTTATATAGCTCAATGGGTCAAAATACATTGTGCACATGTGTCTTTAGCCCGTCCCAATCTTTTAACTTTTCCAAATACCAAACCATTCTATGCcgttcctcatctctattctaaggctgtgccctctggttctagactcagtggaaacatcctttctacatccATTATCAATATTCTAACAAATAAGACATAGCTTTTGTTATGACACTTCCCACTTCAATATTGTCGGTTATAAGGATTCTTTAACCACAGTGATAGTTTTTAGAGTAAGAGCCCATTCTGCTTGTGATCACAAACATCTACATTTGAGGGTAAATAAATATTCTCAAGCAAAAGTTTCAATTAGTTTTTTACTTCCATGTGCATACAAAATTAGACGAATCACTTTGCCTTCTGGCTCTGTGCCTGTGCCTTCAGTACCTTCACCACTATCTTCTGTTCCTCAATAAGGAATGCACGCTTAATCCTAAAATAAAAGGCAGATCAGATACCAGTTACACATTCCCACACATTTACATGAATGGCATCTCAGGAGCACCAGGCTAACATTCAAATCATCAATTGGTGTACAATGCTTTGGAGCTGCATATCAGCTGCTCCTTCTCCTGGCCTTGGCAGTGAAGTCAATCTACAGAAAACATGGgacggcagtggtagagttgctatcttacagcacccgagacctgggtttgatcctgactatgggcgctgcctgcacggagtttgtatgttctccacgtgaggGCAtgggccccccctcccctccaaagatagacagattTGTAGGTAATTGACTTAAGTAAAAactaatttgtccctggtgtgaagGATAGTTCTAATGTATGGGTGTTGGTGAGCCATTTTCTGTGCCGTATTTCTAAAACTAGCACCTGAAAGGTAACTCCAGAATGTATGTGAATCTGGGGTAGATAAACCCAAGGCACACcactaccaacctgcacatttgCTGGTAGCAAGTGAGCTTGCTGTGAATCTGTATCATCACTGCCTGATAACCACTTGGGTTTTGGCCACCAGTGCACCAATTACATTTGGTCTGCTATGCCAACTGTAAGCTTAAATGGTAAACCGTATAATTTTCAGATTGCTGGATAATCATGCATTTCCCAAATCAGAGCACTCTATTCCTAAGCCTCAACTTGTTACTGATGGGAAAATCCCACTTTATTACATTCAAATTCCATAACTGCTATAACGGTTTCACATATTACACAAGAACAAACAAGAAACAAGTCACTTTGGAGGTTACCTGTCGCGTACACACTTGGCACACATTGAACCGCCGTAGGCTCTACTAACATGCTTCTTGGTCTTCGACAATCTCATGAGGACCTTGGGTCGAACAGCCCGAATCTGTaaaagtttaagaagcatttaaagTGTGCTTTCTGACAACAGCTCGAACAGAGAGTGATCACCAAAAAGGTTTAAAATCAATCCATCCTAAGGCAAGACACAATAAACCACTTGTAAGCAAATCCATGGAATAAAAATAATTCAAACAAAAGTAGGAACCAATGACCCAGTGGACAAGTCAGTTCAAAGTCAGGACAGTGTAAAGATGATCTGAGGTTGCAAGGGTCCCACACCTCACACATTTCCAGCTATTCCAGTGAAGTCCAATGCAAGCTTGATAAACATCTTCCTTCTACATAACAGGCTTCCAGGCTCAAATCGCAGATTATCTCCTGCTCTGACTTTCACACTTTACATTTCAACATTCAAACCTTTATCATCTGATAATTTAAGTAAATtactcatatagcacagaaacagatcatttggcccatgctgacccagataccccatttgcctgtgtttggctcgtatccctttaaaccttttttaatcatgtatctgttcaaatgtctgttaaatgttgttatattacctgcTTCAACTAGTTCCTCAGTcagctcactccatatacccaccaccctctgtatgataaCGTCGACACAGGTTTCTATCAGCCTTTCCCCTCTCTAAAAACAATGCCtgctaattcttgattcccctacttcaaGATAGAAATTCTGAGCATTCACCccaa
The sequence above is a segment of the Amblyraja radiata isolate CabotCenter1 chromosome 1, sAmbRad1.1.pri, whole genome shotgun sequence genome. Coding sequences within it:
- the rpl34 gene encoding 60S ribosomal protein L34 isoform X2, translated to MVQRLTYRRRLSYNTTSNKTRLSRTPGNRIVFLYTKKVGKAPKSACGICPGRLRGIRAVRPKVLMRLSKTKKHVSRAYGGSMCAKCVRDRIKRAFLIEEQKIVVKVLKAQAQSQKAK